The Verrucomicrobiota bacterium genome contains the following window.
GCGTGAGTGAGAGGAAAGCCTGGAAGATGAAATCCGAGCGCCACTCACCCCACTACACGACCGACTGGAACGAGCTGCCGGTGGCGAAGGGGTAGGGTAGATACCCGCCTTGCCGATGTCCTGCACCTGAGTTAGGACCTCTTTATGCAGTTCCCGGAAATCGACAGAATTACGATCGAGGCCGGTAAGCGCACGGGTATGCCTCAATGGAGGAAGACTCAGTCAGCGTTGCCTCCAGGTCCAAAGCTGGAAAAAATCGCAAGGCTGATCCAAGAGACGCGGCAGTTGGAGACCATTAAGCGCCATGCAACGCGTCTGTGATGTTCTTGAGGAACTGACTCAAGAAGGAATTCTTGGCAATTACGCCATAGGGGGAGCTACGGCGGCGGGGTTCCACGGGGAGCCGCTTGCTACTAGGGATGTGGATGTCTTTGTTTTCCTCTCCGGGGGGAGTGATTAGGTGTCGGTCTCGCTAGAACCCCTTTTCAAAAATCTCAAGGGGAAGGGCTTTGATACCTTCGAGGAGGAGGCGCTGATGATCCATGGCCTGCCAGTTCAGTTTCTCACCGCTTTGGGGGCTCTGGAGGAGGAGGCGGTCAGGGATGCGATGATCGTGGAGTGGGAGGGGCATCGGATGAGGGTGATGAGGCCCGAGCATCTGGCGGCTATCGCATTAACGGTAGGACGACCGAAGGATCGCGCCCGGGTGGTTTATCTGACTTCCCTGGAAGGTTTCGATAAAGCTCGTTTCCGGGAAATCCTAGCCCTTCACGGGTTGACAGACCGGTGGCACTCGTGGGCTTCGGCTCTGGGCCTTTGAGGTCTTTGAGGTCTGATCACATCCCATCGAAGAGACCAGCCGGTTATCCTGCCGCCGTGCTCGGATTGAGGGGCGTCCAAGTGATCCTGGTTGGGGTCTCTCTTGTGGTGGTGTTGGAAGTGCTCATCGGGTCACCTACTCTTCGTAGTGGGCTGCCTCGCAGAGAAGGGAATCCCTGAGGACCCGTGCTATGCCGGAGTCGCTCGTGTGGAGGCTCCTGCGGACACGCCTCTTGGTGAAGTCCGGAAGGTGCTCGGTGTAGTGGCACCACCAAGTGCCGTTATTGTTCCACAAATGGTGGAACGGGTTGTCTGTGGTCCTGATGGAGAGGACTGGCCTGTCGGTGGTGGCTGTAGCTGTGCTCATGGGTGTGGTGTGTGGGTTGCACACCAGGAACCCGGACAACAAAAAAGCGCCTCCTTGATCGGATGATCAGGAAAGGCGCTTGAGATAAGCCTGGAGAGATTTTTGTTCGGAGGATTTCTCCCTCCGCACATCGAATGACTTTCGCCATTCAGCCACCGTAGGATTTCTCCGTCCCCGGTTGGCAGCCTTTGGTGTTATCCAAAGGCATTCCTGATGTTGAAAAAGACTTTATCACCCTCTACTGAGGAATGCAAATCCCCCGTGTGTCATAAGGAAGCTAAGCGATAGACTTACCTACGAGACCTAGCTCGTTTCCTTATTTCCAGAGTAGTTTACTATTGTGGCAGGTGCTCTCACAGCTTTCGGTTTCGGGTTTTTCTACTTCGTGGGGGCCATTCCCGCCGGGGTGGCTGCCCATGCACCGCTCTGGATCGCTGCTCTGGCGGCGTGGCTTGGCTATAGCGCCGGGGGCATGGTGATTCTGGTCGCTGGAGCGCCGATCCGTGCCTGGATCACAAGAAAGCTAAAAATCAATCCGAAGCCGGATCCCTCGAAGTTCTTCTGGAGGATCTGGCACCGCTTCGGTCTCTGGGGACTGGCTTTGGTCGCTCCGGTATCGGTTGGCCCTCAGGTTACCGCGATCCTTGCCCTGGCGATGGGGGAGCCTCCCCGAAGAATCCAGTTGGCTATCTCGCTGGGCATTATTCCTTGGGTCCTGTTGTCCGGGTACCTGACCTCCCTCGGATTCAACATTTTTAAATGACAAGGGACAAAAGATGAGCCACTCAACCCTCTCTGCCAAACTAGCCAACAGCGAGCTTCCCGGCGGAAGCTCCGCCATCGGAAAGCCACTGGGAAAGACTCTCGGAAAAAGGATTCTGATTGTCTCGGCCAGCGCCGGAACAGGACATCTCAGGGCGGCGGCAGCCTTGGAAAAGGCCTTCCGGGGGATGCCCGATGTCGAGGAGGTTCGCTCAATCGATGCGCTGAAATACACGAATCGACTATTCCGTGATTTCTATTCGAAGCTCTACACCCAGCTTGTGGCGAAGGCCCCCACTTTTCTGGGATGGTGGTACAAGACAAGCGGCGAGCCGTGGAAGACGGACAAGATGCGCCTGATGCTTGACCGCCTGAACACGGCCCCCCTGATCAGGCAGATCACGGCGTTCAATCCTGACATCACTGTCTGCACGCACTTTCTTCCGGCCACGCTGATTTCCTACCTCATAGCCGAAAAGCATCTCCAGGCCCGTCTCTCCATCGTGGTGACTGATCTTGATTTCCACGCGATGTGGCTCTCGAGGACATTTCACCGCTATTTTGTGGCGCTCGAGGAAACAAAGATCCATCTGCAGAAACTGGG
Protein-coding sequences here:
- a CDS encoding galactosyldiacylglycerol synthase, which encodes MSHSTLSAKLANSELPGGSSAIGKPLGKTLGKRILIVSASAGTGHLRAAAALEKAFRGMPDVEEVRSIDALKYTNRLFRDFYSKLYTQLVAKAPTFLGWWYKTSGEPWKTDKMRLMLDRLNTAPLIRQITAFNPDITVCTHFLPATLISYLIAEKHLQARLSIVVTDLDFHAMWLSRTFHRYFVALEETKIHLQKLGLPGDRITVSGIPIDPSFHAHSPEEQRAVRIGLRLDPSLPVLLVSAGALGASPAEIILEELFELKRSVQIVLLAGQNEDLRKRLEVMAAASASPMIRVTVIGYSTEMSRWMGAATLLIGKPGGMTISEAMASGLPMVIVSPIPGQEERNSDQLLEKGMAIKCN